A stretch of the Thermus thermophilus genome encodes the following:
- a CDS encoding type II toxin-antitoxin system HicA family toxin: protein MADYAPEVKRLLREAGCYPVRQGKGDHEIWFSPITGRKFVVDSKIKSRHTANAVLKQAGLPKKF, encoded by the coding sequence ATGGCCGACTACGCTCCAGAGGTCAAGCGCCTCCTTCGGGAGGCGGGATGCTACCCCGTGCGTCAGGGCAAAGGGGACCACGAGATCTGGTTCAGCCCCATCACGGGCCGCAAGTTCGTGGTGGACAGCAAGATAAAGTCTCGCCACACAGCCAACGCGGTCTTGAAGCAGGCTGGTTTACCGAAAAAGTTTTAG
- a CDS encoding UvrD-helicase domain-containing protein: MKLYVASAGTGKTHTLVEELLALVKEGVPLRRIAAVTFTRKAAEELRARARKGVEALAREEPGFSGAVREVHGAVFGTIHGFMAEALRHAAPFLSLDPDFAVVDELLAEALFLEEARSLLYLLGEDPGLEALLRRLYQGRTLAEAFRPLEGAEGLVRLFMEVLARYRRRAQEVLGPGDLEALALRLLRHPKALARVVERFPYVLVDEYQDTSPLQGRFFQALEEAGARVVAVGDPKQSIYLFRNARLEVFREALGRAEEVLVLDKTRRHARRVAAFLNRFVALFPEGERVAVRPTREAEGRVEVHWVEGGAGLEERRRFEADLLARRLLALKAEGYAFGEMAVLVRSRASLSLLEWAFRARGVPYVLRRGQSFFNRLEVRDLYHALRLALLEGPPGPEERRSLLAFLRSPFVGLNLGEVEEALLREDPLPHLPQAVRDRVAWLKGLAGKRPLEALKALVRDEVFLSRLSPRARANLDALLLLAGLERFPDLEALLEWLRLRALDPEASELPEGGEGVSLLTVHAAKGLEWPVVAVYDVARGEPGPASSVLVGPEGEVAVAGTRAYRDLAQRLAQAQREEAVRLLYVALSRARDVLLVTGSRSGRESPWVQALERLGLGPESQDPLVARHPVPQGWRPPRSAPAARREGPPASYAEHLLPPRPLPLVHSPSAHLKAEPKPLAEALEGEAVSGFARALGTLVHYALARDLDPEDERAMRALLHQEVAFPFAEGEKERLLAEVRALLRRYRGMLGRELPALEERAEDYRELPLVLPLKGTVWHGVLDRVYRVGDRWYLDDYKTDREVRPEAYRLQLALYRQALLEAWGVRAEARLVYLRAGRVHAFGEAELEEALAALPS; encoded by the coding sequence GTGAAGCTCTACGTGGCCTCGGCGGGCACGGGGAAGACCCATACCCTGGTGGAGGAGCTTTTGGCCCTGGTGAAGGAGGGCGTGCCCCTGCGGCGCATCGCCGCCGTCACCTTCACCCGCAAGGCGGCGGAGGAGCTTCGGGCCCGGGCGAGGAAGGGGGTGGAGGCCCTGGCCCGGGAGGAGCCGGGCTTTAGCGGGGCGGTCCGGGAGGTCCACGGGGCGGTCTTCGGCACCATCCACGGCTTCATGGCGGAGGCCTTGCGCCACGCGGCCCCCTTCCTCTCCCTGGACCCGGACTTCGCCGTGGTGGACGAGCTCCTCGCCGAGGCCCTCTTCCTGGAGGAGGCGCGAAGCCTCCTCTACCTCCTGGGGGAGGACCCGGGGCTTGAGGCCCTCCTCCGCCGCCTCTACCAGGGGCGGACCCTGGCCGAGGCGTTTAGGCCCCTGGAGGGGGCGGAGGGGCTTGTGCGCCTCTTTATGGAGGTCCTGGCCCGGTACCGCCGCCGCGCCCAAGAGGTCCTGGGCCCGGGGGACCTCGAGGCCCTCGCCCTCCGCCTCCTCCGCCACCCCAAGGCCCTTGCCCGGGTGGTGGAGCGCTTCCCCTACGTCCTCGTGGACGAGTACCAGGACACAAGCCCCCTTCAGGGCCGCTTTTTCCAGGCCCTGGAGGAGGCGGGGGCCCGGGTGGTGGCCGTGGGGGACCCGAAGCAGTCCATTTACCTCTTCCGCAACGCCCGGCTGGAGGTCTTCCGCGAGGCCCTGGGGCGGGCGGAGGAGGTCTTGGTCCTGGACAAGACCCGCCGCCACGCCCGGAGGGTGGCCGCTTTTTTGAACCGCTTCGTGGCCCTCTTCCCCGAGGGGGAGCGGGTGGCGGTGCGCCCCACCAGGGAAGCTGAGGGCCGGGTGGAGGTCCACTGGGTGGAGGGGGGGGCGGGGCTTGAGGAGCGGAGGCGGTTTGAGGCCGATCTCCTCGCCCGCCGCCTCCTCGCCCTGAAGGCGGAGGGTTACGCCTTCGGGGAGATGGCCGTCTTGGTGCGGAGCCGTGCGAGCCTTTCCCTTTTGGAGTGGGCCTTCCGCGCCCGGGGGGTGCCTTACGTCCTTCGCCGGGGGCAGAGCTTCTTCAACCGCCTCGAGGTCCGGGACCTTTACCACGCCCTGCGGCTCGCCCTCCTCGAGGGGCCCCCGGGGCCTGAGGAGCGCCGCTCCCTCCTCGCCTTTCTGCGAAGCCCCTTTGTGGGGCTCAACCTCGGGGAGGTGGAGGAGGCCCTCCTCCGGGAAGACCCGCTTCCCCACCTCCCCCAGGCGGTGCGGGACCGGGTGGCCTGGCTGAAGGGCCTCGCCGGGAAGCGGCCCCTCGAGGCCCTCAAGGCCCTGGTGCGGGACGAGGTCTTCCTTTCGCGGCTTTCCCCCCGGGCCCGGGCCAACCTGGACGCCCTCCTCCTCCTCGCGGGCCTGGAGCGTTTCCCCGACCTGGAGGCCCTCCTGGAATGGCTCAGGCTCCGGGCCCTGGACCCGGAGGCGAGCGAGCTTCCCGAGGGTGGGGAAGGGGTAAGCCTCCTCACGGTCCACGCCGCCAAGGGGCTGGAGTGGCCGGTGGTGGCCGTCTACGACGTGGCCCGAGGGGAGCCAGGCCCGGCCTCCTCGGTCCTCGTGGGGCCTGAGGGGGAGGTGGCCGTGGCGGGGACGCGGGCCTACCGGGACCTCGCCCAAAGGCTTGCTCAGGCCCAAAGGGAGGAGGCGGTCCGCCTCCTCTACGTGGCCCTCTCCCGGGCCCGGGATGTCCTCCTCGTCACCGGAAGCCGCTCGGGCCGGGAAAGCCCCTGGGTCCAGGCCCTGGAAAGGCTCGGCCTGGGCCCGGAAAGCCAGGACCCCCTGGTGGCGCGCCACCCTGTGCCCCAGGGCTGGAGGCCGCCCCGCTCCGCGCCCGCCGCGAGGCGGGAGGGGCCTCCAGCCTCCTACGCCGAGCACCTCCTTCCCCCAAGGCCCCTCCCCCTCGTCCACTCCCCGAGCGCCCACCTGAAGGCGGAGCCCAAGCCCCTCGCCGAGGCCTTGGAGGGGGAGGCCGTTTCCGGGTTCGCCCGCGCCCTCGGTACCCTGGTTCACTACGCCCTCGCCCGGGACCTGGACCCGGAGGACGAAAGGGCCATGCGGGCCCTCCTCCACCAGGAGGTGGCCTTTCCCTTCGCCGAGGGGGAGAAGGAACGGCTTTTGGCCGAGGTCCGGGCCCTGCTTCGGCGCTACCGGGGGATGCTGGGGCGGGAGCTTCCCGCTTTGGAGGAGCGGGCGGAGGATTACCGGGAGCTTCCCCTCGTCCTCCCCCTCAAGGGCACGGTCTGGCACGGGGTGCTGGACCGGGTCTACCGGGTGGGGGACCGCTGGTACCTGGACGACTACAAGACGGACCGGGAGGTCCGGCCCGAGGCCTACCGCCTCCAGCTCGCCCTCTACCGGCAGGCCCTCCTCGAGGCCTGGGGCGTGAGGGCCGAGGCCCGGCTCGTCTACCTGCGCGCCGGGCGGGTCCACGCCTTCGGCGAGGCGGAGCTTGAGGAGGCCTTGGCGGCCCTCCCCTCATAG
- a CDS encoding PAS domain-containing protein: MSPGSPRKIALFYALFSLAWILGSDRLFLLLFPEPQELTRWQTGKGLTFVFLSSLLIYLLSRREALAESARRKALEASQRRLHALVENGRELIYLIGPQGQVLYASPNVRHVLGYDPEGHTRETLFILDFVHPEDRPYAEAALEDLLRHPGETREYRLRLLDAWGRVRAVRVWGKNLLEDPAVRGIVINVHDESELEEERARLKGVLEALPGAVYQVRVEEGQDPAYAPLVYATPRQAWEVLGHPAEALLEDPAFLFAKVHPEDRAKVEEAVRRAVAHPGEVQIATYRFLHGQKGTYVWLRDTLIYGAGPFSTTWARSPSPTASS; the protein is encoded by the coding sequence GTGAGCCCAGGAAGCCCCCGGAAGATCGCGCTTTTCTACGCCCTCTTCTCTCTCGCCTGGATCCTGGGAAGCGACCGGCTCTTCCTCCTCCTCTTCCCCGAACCCCAGGAGCTCACCCGCTGGCAGACGGGGAAGGGGCTTACCTTCGTCTTCCTCTCCAGCCTCCTGATCTACCTCCTCAGCCGGAGGGAAGCGCTGGCCGAAAGCGCGCGAAGAAAGGCCTTGGAGGCCTCGCAAAGGCGCCTCCACGCCCTGGTGGAAAACGGCCGCGAACTCATCTACCTCATCGGCCCCCAGGGCCAGGTGCTCTACGCCTCCCCCAACGTGCGCCATGTCCTGGGCTACGACCCGGAAGGGCACACCCGCGAAACCTTGTTCATCCTGGACTTCGTCCACCCCGAGGACCGCCCCTACGCCGAGGCCGCCCTGGAGGACCTCCTCCGCCACCCCGGGGAAACCCGGGAGTACCGCTTGCGCCTCCTGGACGCCTGGGGACGGGTGCGGGCGGTGCGGGTCTGGGGGAAGAACCTCCTGGAAGACCCTGCGGTCAGAGGGATCGTCATCAATGTCCACGACGAAAGCGAGCTGGAAGAAGAGCGCGCCCGGCTAAAAGGTGTGCTGGAAGCCCTTCCGGGGGCAGTCTACCAGGTCCGGGTGGAGGAAGGCCAGGACCCCGCTTACGCCCCCTTGGTCTACGCCACCCCCAGGCAGGCATGGGAGGTTTTGGGCCACCCGGCGGAAGCCCTCCTAGAAGACCCCGCCTTTCTCTTCGCCAAGGTCCACCCGGAGGACCGGGCCAAGGTGGAGGAGGCTGTGCGCCGGGCCGTGGCCCACCCGGGAGAGGTCCAGATCGCCACCTACCGCTTCCTCCACGGGCAGAAGGGAACCTACGTCTGGCTCCGGGACACCCTGATTTACGGCGCGGGGCCATTCTCCACGACGTGGGCAAGATCGCCATCCCCGACAGCATCCTCTTAA
- a CDS encoding HD-GYP domain-containing protein, which translates to MGKIAIPDSILLKPGPLTEEEEEWRVMKLHPVYAYEWLSGIPFLKKALEIPYAHHERWDGSGYPRGLRGLEIPLSARIFAVVDVYDALTSDRPYRKAWPKAKALAYLREQAGRQFDPEVVEAFLRLMAEEA; encoded by the coding sequence GTGGGCAAGATCGCCATCCCCGACAGCATCCTCTTAAAGCCCGGCCCTCTCACGGAGGAGGAGGAGGAGTGGCGGGTGATGAAGCTCCATCCCGTCTACGCCTACGAGTGGCTCTCCGGGATCCCCTTCCTCAAGAAGGCCCTGGAGATCCCCTACGCCCACCACGAGCGCTGGGACGGCTCCGGCTACCCGAGGGGGCTAAGGGGCCTGGAGATCCCCCTCTCCGCCCGCATCTTCGCCGTGGTGGACGTGTACGACGCCCTCACCTCGGACCGGCCCTACCGCAAGGCCTGGCCCAAGGCGAAGGCCCTGGCCTACCTCCGGGAGCAGGCGGGCAGGCAGTTTGACCCCGAGGTGGTGGAGGCCTTTCTGAGGCTCATGGCCGAGGAGGCCTAG
- a CDS encoding lipocalin family protein, with the protein MRPLRTAWLALLLAACAPVLLAVDPGRLPDPKDWDPKPAQLEWWYASGWVEPYAFHFAFFKAYAPPSYRILGLPGSLFGPFHAAHLALTDLRTGKRRFLEVADQDLFAKRGEALPGPQLDLMGWRFYREGEGFRLEAPGVDLRFRPLKPPVVHPPSGTAETGRMHYQSYTRVAAWGEVLGEEARGEAWLDHQWGEQLSGLAATWDWFGLHLSDGSELMAYRVKAASGRVVQTLASRVDPLGHREDLVLDFLPLETWTSPSGRAYTLAWRLEGPELALVLRPLFPEGEILSRTTRVAYWEGPVAGEGRFRGYRVRARGMGEFVAGTFRP; encoded by the coding sequence ATGCGCCCTCTCCGGACCGCCTGGCTTGCCCTCCTCCTCGCGGCCTGCGCCCCCGTCCTCCTCGCCGTGGACCCGGGCCGCCTCCCCGATCCCAAGGACTGGGACCCCAAGCCCGCCCAACTGGAGTGGTGGTACGCCTCGGGGTGGGTGGAGCCCTACGCCTTCCACTTCGCCTTCTTCAAGGCCTACGCCCCGCCCTCCTACCGCATCCTGGGCCTCCCCGGGAGCCTCTTCGGGCCCTTTCACGCCGCCCACCTCGCCCTCACCGACCTCCGCACCGGGAAGCGGCGCTTCTTGGAGGTGGCGGACCAAGACCTCTTCGCAAAGAGGGGCGAGGCCCTGCCCGGCCCGCAGCTGGACCTCATGGGGTGGCGGTTTTACCGGGAGGGGGAGGGGTTTCGCCTCGAGGCGCCGGGCGTGGACCTCCGCTTCCGTCCCCTGAAGCCTCCCGTGGTCCACCCCCCCTCGGGCACTGCGGAAACGGGGCGGATGCACTACCAGTCCTACACCCGGGTCGCCGCCTGGGGGGAGGTCCTGGGGGAGGAGGCGCGGGGGGAAGCCTGGCTGGACCACCAGTGGGGAGAACAGCTCTCCGGGCTTGCCGCCACCTGGGACTGGTTCGGCCTCCACCTCTCCGACGGCTCCGAGCTCATGGCCTACCGGGTCAAGGCGGCCTCGGGACGGGTGGTCCAGACCCTGGCGAGCCGGGTGGACCCCCTAGGCCACAGGGAGGACCTCGTCCTGGACTTCCTTCCCTTGGAGACCTGGACGAGCCCCTCGGGCCGCGCCTACACCCTGGCCTGGCGCCTGGAAGGGCCAGAACTCGCCTTGGTCCTGAGGCCCCTCTTCCCCGAGGGGGAGATCCTCTCCCGCACCACCCGGGTAGCCTACTGGGAAGGGCCCGTGGCGGGGGAGGGCCGCTTCAGGGGCTACCGCGTCCGCGCCCGCGGCATGGGCGAGTTCGTGGCCGGGACCTTCCGGCCGTGA
- a CDS encoding IS630 family transposase: MYRRVWAPRGKTPLAWVRPRYRWLYVYGFVRPGTGESEFWLLPTVNAVVFSEVLRRFARLRGAGEGKLLLLVLDRAGWHVSGRVEVPEGVGLVFLPPYSPELQPVERVWPLVDAVVANGRVETEEELWARVEARCAYLQTQPGLIRSHTLFHWWPGGC, encoded by the coding sequence GTGTACCGGCGGGTGTGGGCGCCCCGGGGGAAGACGCCCCTGGCCTGGGTGCGGCCGCGGTACCGGTGGCTTTACGTGTACGGCTTCGTGCGCCCGGGTACGGGGGAGAGCGAGTTTTGGCTTTTGCCCACGGTGAACGCTGTGGTCTTCTCGGAGGTGCTAAGGCGCTTTGCCCGGTTGCGTGGGGCTGGGGAGGGGAAGCTTTTGCTTTTGGTCTTGGACCGGGCGGGGTGGCACGTGTCGGGGCGGGTGGAGGTGCCGGAGGGGGTGGGTTTGGTCTTCCTGCCGCCCTACTCTCCCGAGCTCCAACCCGTGGAGCGGGTGTGGCCTCTGGTGGACGCGGTGGTGGCCAACGGGCGGGTGGAGACGGAGGAGGAGCTTTGGGCGAGGGTAGAGGCCCGGTGCGCCTACCTGCAGACCCAGCCGGGCCTAATTCGGAGCCATACCCTCTTTCACTGGTGGCCGGGAGGATGCTGA
- a CDS encoding DUF1902 domain-containing protein, with the protein MHTLRVRAFWDREAAVWVAESEDVPGLATEAETLEDLMAKLTVMVPELLEENGVAVEFPVELHLEATRPLVFS; encoded by the coding sequence ATGCACACCCTGAGGGTGCGAGCTTTTTGGGACAGGGAGGCAGCGGTCTGGGTGGCGGAAAGTGAGGATGTACCTGGGCTCGCCACCGAAGCCGAAACCTTGGAGGACCTGATGGCCAAGCTTACGGTCATGGTACCGGAGCTTCTTGAGGAGAACGGTGTAGCCGTGGAGTTCCCGGTAGAACTTCACCTTGAAGCTACCCGGCCCCTAGTCTTCTCCTGA
- a CDS encoding winged helix-turn-helix domain-containing protein has translation MQLTKHQRRPRLELKLRHHPDNLHALYRESEDPVERARWHAIWLLATGHSIPQVAQTLGYSTRWVRNTLHRYNEGQPPLLSPELQEAFRQALLQPHPQDGIWTIRNAAEWLSERLGRPVDPRRAWTWMKRLGFAPLRPRPRHRERDVEEGEAFKKNSSSPSSS, from the coding sequence ATGCAGCTGACCAAACACCAACGCCGCCCCCGGCTGGAACTCAAGCTGCGGCATCACCCGGACAACCTGCACGCCCTCTACCGGGAAAGCGAAGACCCCGTGGAACGCGCCCGCTGGCACGCCATCTGGCTCCTCGCCACAGGCCACTCCATCCCCCAGGTGGCCCAGACCCTGGGCTACTCCACCCGCTGGGTCCGCAACACCCTCCACCGCTACAACGAAGGCCAGCCCCCCTTGCTCTCCCCGGAGCTTCAGGAAGCCTTCCGCCAGGCCCTCCTCCAGCCCCATCCCCAGGACGGGATATGGACGATAAGGAACGCCGCCGAGTGGCTCTCGGAGAGGCTGGGCCGTCCCGTGGACCCCAGGCGGGCCTGGACCTGGATGAAGCGCCTGGGCTTCGCCCCCCTCCGCCCCCGTCCCCGGCACCGGGAGAGGGACGTGGAAGAGGGGGAGGCCTTCAAAAAAAACTCTTCTTCACCGTCGTCCTCCTGA
- a CDS encoding diguanylate cyclase domain-containing protein, whose amino-acid sequence MAVGLVASVFGLGAGLVAVGLAGLLLAFQGALDLPSLAALLLAALLAEEVGRSLRQAHRRAKHLAQTHRLLAEALEALPKAQNREELLKSLPERLARLGERGHVGVWVPERQALRLLAAHPPLSVQTIPYGGVVGRAFREGRPAYVPDVRRDPDYIAPPDHKALAELALPLRERGEVVAVLNLERDRPFPEELREGLERFAQAVSLHLDRLADLRERRLQAELAERLQSAPTLAQAAEKALALLVEGLGLEAGAFFEVRGARMVSLAAYGVEEPALRKVLEEGLPYGVGLAWKVYETRSPLFTARYAEEARVVPALKALDWRTFAALPVPTPGAPRARQVFVVGQRAERLWRRSEVDLLLLASRTLGLGLERLTEKARHEAVNRIFLELLEKPPEELYQAVLEEAIRQVPGAEAGSLLVWEGGAYRYKAAHGYDLEGLKALAFTREAQLKWYGLGEEKARQGEPRLLSVEERPIAEISHETAPPEVIDTAGKAQEIQANLCLPIPYKGEVLAYLNLDNLHDPKAFGEDSLEAARFFAAPLATLFHESRTRKLLEEAALTDPLTGLPNRRAFERAFLEELKRAERYGYPLALAVMDLRGFKQVNDRLGHAVGDLALMKVAEALEGQRRNGDRIFRWGGDEFAALFPHTGKEGALRAALRYARAIEALCFNGLCLGVNIGLAAFPEDGRTPDELLSAADTRMYQAKAQGLSVLA is encoded by the coding sequence GTGGCCGTGGGCCTCGTAGCGAGCGTCTTCGGGCTCGGAGCGGGGCTTGTCGCCGTGGGCCTCGCAGGCCTCCTCCTCGCGTTCCAAGGGGCCTTGGACCTCCCCTCCCTCGCCGCCCTCCTCCTCGCCGCCCTCCTCGCCGAGGAGGTGGGGAGAAGCCTGCGCCAGGCCCACCGCCGGGCCAAGCACCTGGCCCAGACCCACAGGCTCCTCGCCGAAGCCCTGGAGGCCCTCCCCAAGGCCCAGAACCGGGAAGAACTCCTGAAGAGCCTCCCCGAACGCCTCGCCCGCCTCGGGGAGCGGGGGCACGTAGGGGTGTGGGTGCCCGAGCGGCAAGCCCTCCGCCTCCTCGCCGCCCACCCCCCCCTTTCCGTACAGACCATCCCTTACGGGGGCGTGGTGGGCCGGGCCTTTCGGGAGGGGAGGCCCGCGTACGTGCCCGACGTGCGCCGGGACCCGGACTACATCGCCCCCCCGGACCACAAGGCCCTCGCCGAGCTCGCCCTGCCCCTTCGGGAAAGGGGGGAGGTGGTGGCCGTCCTCAACCTGGAGCGGGACCGGCCCTTTCCCGAGGAGCTCCGGGAGGGCCTGGAGCGCTTCGCCCAGGCGGTGAGCCTCCACCTGGACCGCCTGGCCGACCTGCGGGAAAGGAGGCTGCAGGCCGAGCTGGCGGAGAGGCTGCAAAGCGCCCCCACCCTGGCCCAAGCGGCGGAGAAGGCCCTGGCCCTCCTGGTGGAGGGGCTAGGCCTCGAGGCCGGCGCCTTCTTTGAGGTCCGGGGCGCCCGCATGGTGAGCCTCGCGGCCTACGGCGTGGAGGAACCCGCCCTCCGCAAGGTCCTGGAGGAGGGCCTCCCGTACGGGGTAGGCCTCGCCTGGAAGGTCTACGAGACGAGAAGCCCCCTTTTCACCGCCCGCTACGCCGAGGAGGCCCGGGTGGTGCCCGCCCTCAAGGCCCTGGACTGGCGCACCTTCGCCGCCCTCCCCGTCCCCACCCCGGGGGCGCCCCGGGCGAGGCAGGTCTTTGTGGTGGGCCAGAGGGCGGAGAGGCTTTGGCGGAGAAGCGAGGTGGACCTCCTCCTCCTCGCTTCCCGCACCCTGGGCCTTGGGCTGGAACGCCTCACGGAAAAGGCCCGGCACGAGGCGGTCAACCGGATCTTCCTGGAGCTTTTGGAAAAACCTCCGGAGGAGCTCTACCAGGCGGTCCTGGAAGAGGCCATCCGCCAGGTCCCGGGGGCGGAGGCGGGAAGCCTCTTGGTCTGGGAAGGCGGGGCCTACCGCTACAAGGCGGCCCACGGCTACGACCTGGAGGGCCTAAAGGCCCTGGCCTTCACCCGGGAGGCCCAGCTCAAATGGTACGGCCTGGGGGAGGAAAAGGCCCGCCAAGGGGAGCCCCGCCTCCTCAGCGTGGAGGAAAGGCCCATCGCCGAGATCAGCCACGAGACCGCCCCGCCCGAGGTCATAGACACCGCCGGGAAGGCCCAGGAGATCCAGGCCAACCTCTGCCTCCCCATCCCCTACAAGGGGGAGGTCCTGGCCTACCTCAACCTGGACAACCTCCACGACCCCAAAGCCTTCGGCGAGGACTCCCTGGAGGCCGCCCGCTTCTTCGCCGCACCCCTCGCCACCCTCTTCCACGAAAGCCGCACCCGGAAGCTCCTGGAGGAGGCCGCCCTCACCGACCCCCTCACGGGCCTGCCCAACCGGAGGGCCTTTGAGCGGGCCTTCCTGGAAGAGCTCAAGCGGGCGGAGCGCTACGGCTACCCCCTCGCCCTCGCGGTCATGGACCTGAGGGGCTTCAAGCAGGTGAACGACCGCCTGGGCCACGCGGTGGGCGACCTCGCCCTCATGAAGGTGGCGGAGGCCCTGGAGGGGCAAAGGCGGAACGGGGACCGGATCTTCCGCTGGGGCGGGGACGAGTTCGCGGCCCTCTTCCCCCACACCGGGAAGGAAGGGGCCCTAAGGGCCGCCCTCCGCTACGCCCGGGCCATAGAGGCCCTCTGCTTTAACGGGCTTTGCCTCGGGGTCAACATCGGCCTCGCCGCCTTCCCCGAGGACGGCAGGACCCCCGACGAGCTCCTCTCCGCCGCCGACACCCGCATGTACCAGGCCAAGGCCCAGGGGCTTTCCGTCCTCGCCTGA
- a CDS encoding carbohydrate kinase family protein: MGEKPAIALVGESLVDLVLEGESPLAFTGILGGSVLNTATVLARLGYPVRFFSEVGEDWLSAWSEAEMARRGLNPKLQRHPGPMPLALVRLDPEGNARYSFHRPFQAPFRPEAGAFRGVGAFHFGSLFALEARTAEGVAALLEEAGRAGALLSYDPNLRGLPSPEERARVEAYLGRVDLLKLSLEDARLLFPEAPLEAVRRLPPRLKVLTLGPEGALAFLGEGEVRVPGVRVRVVDTVGAGDTFTAGLLALLLRRGRGRGVLEGLDLEGLRKALEGAVALAALACTVRGAGLPEEGLAAWRARWLAG; the protein is encoded by the coding sequence ATGGGGGAGAAGCCCGCGATCGCCCTCGTGGGGGAAAGCCTGGTGGACTTGGTCTTGGAGGGGGAAAGCCCCCTTGCCTTCACCGGGATCTTGGGCGGCTCGGTCCTGAACACGGCCACGGTCCTCGCCCGGCTCGGCTACCCCGTTCGCTTCTTTTCCGAGGTGGGGGAGGACTGGCTTTCCGCCTGGAGCGAGGCGGAGATGGCCCGTAGGGGCCTGAACCCGAAGCTTCAGCGCCACCCCGGTCCCATGCCCTTGGCTCTCGTCCGTTTGGACCCGGAGGGGAACGCCCGCTACAGCTTCCACCGCCCCTTCCAGGCCCCCTTCCGGCCGGAGGCCGGCGCCTTTCGTGGGGTGGGGGCCTTCCACTTCGGCTCCCTCTTCGCCCTCGAGGCCCGCACCGCGGAAGGGGTGGCCGCCCTTTTGGAGGAGGCCGGGAGGGCGGGGGCCCTCCTTTCCTACGACCCCAACCTCAGGGGCCTCCCCTCGCCCGAGGAAAGGGCCCGGGTGGAAGCCTACCTCGGGCGGGTGGACCTCCTGAAGCTCTCCTTGGAGGACGCCCGCCTTCTCTTCCCCGAGGCGCCTTTGGAGGCCGTGCGCCGCCTCCCTCCCAGGCTCAAGGTCCTTACCCTCGGGCCCGAGGGGGCCTTGGCCTTCCTCGGGGAGGGGGAGGTGCGGGTTCCCGGGGTGCGGGTGCGGGTGGTGGACACCGTGGGCGCGGGGGACACCTTCACGGCAGGCCTCCTTGCCCTCCTCCTCAGGCGGGGCAGGGGGAGGGGGGTTCTGGAGGGCCTGGACCTCGAGGGCCTGCGGAAGGCTTTGGAAGGGGCCGTAGCCCTCGCCGCCTTGGCCTGCACCGTCCGGGGGGCGGGCCTCCCCGAGGAGGGCCTTGCCGCCTGGCGGGCCCGGTGGCTTGCGGGCTAG